From a single Apium graveolens cultivar Ventura chromosome 2, ASM990537v1, whole genome shotgun sequence genomic region:
- the LOC141709041 gene encoding histidine--tRNA ligase, chloroplastic/mitochondrial isoform X1: MITHPSLLILRPFLKPSLLNSTLFVNPRRFSLRCNSSLATESLNSDTNETGRSGSRSSPPPSGSTQKIDVNPPRGTRDFPPEEMRLRTWLFDNFREVSRIYGFEEVDFPVLESEALYIRKAGEEIRDQLYCFEDRGNRRVALRPELTPSLARLVIQKGKSLSLPVKWFAVGQCWRYERMTRGRRREHYQWNMDIIGVADIFAEAELISSIVTFFKQIGITASDVGFKISSRKVLQEVLDRYSISEALFGKVCIIIDKMGKIPIEEIKTELALAQLPGEAIEELLQVLTMKSLTELEEKLGAAGEAVSDLKQLFSLADKYGFSEWIQFDASVVRGLAYYTGIVFEGFDKEGKLRAICGGGRYDQLLSTFGGDDIPACGFGFGDAVIVELLKEKGILPELSPCVENIVCSLDRGLQGEAAAIATRLRGSGQTVDLVLENKPLKWVFKRAKRVNAARLIFVGADEWQKGMVGVKNLSTGEQYEIKVDEL; this comes from the exons ATGATTACACACCCTTCGCTTCTTATCCTACGCCCCTTTCTTAAACCTTCACTTCTCAATAGCACTCTATTTGTCAACCCTCGACGATTCTCTCTCCGATGTAACTCGTCTTTAGCTACCGAGTCACTCAACTCGGACACTAATGAAACCGGCCGGTCCGGTTCCCGGTCGTCCCCTCCTCCTTCCGGTTCGACGCAGAAAATCGACGTTAATCCTCCTAGAGGTACTCGCGACTTCCCTCCTGAGGAAATGCGACTCCGCACTTGGCTGTTTGACAATTTCCGTGAG GTTTCGAGAATTTACGGATTTGAAGAGGTTGATTTTCCGGTGCTGGAATCCGAGGCGCTTTATATTAGAAAAGCTGGAGAGGAGATTAGAGATCAG CTATACTGTTTTGAGGATAGAGGGAACCGTCGAGTTGCGTTAAGGCCTGAATTAACTCCTTCTTTGGCGAGGCTTGTGATACAAAAGGG AAAATCTTTATCCCTCCCTGTTAAATGGTTTGCTGTGGGACAGTGCTGGCGTTATGAGAGAATGACTAGGGGACGACGTCGTGAACACTACCAGTGGAATATGGATATTATTGGTGTAGCTGACATATTT GCTGAAGCTGAACTTATTTCGTCAATTGTCACTTTCTTCAAGCAAATTGGAATCACTGCATCTGATGTTGGGTTTAAGATATCTAGCCGCAAG GTCCTTCAAGAAGTGTTGGATCGCTATTCCATATCAGAAGCTTTATTTGGAAAAGTTTGCATCATTATAGATAAG ATGGGTAAAATTCCTATTGAGGAGATAAAGACAGAGCTGGCACTTGCTCAGTTACCAGGGGAGGCTATTGAGGAACTGCTGCAAGTTCTTACTATGAAGTCCCTGACGGAGCTGGAAG AGAAACTTGGAGCTGCAGGGGAAGCAGTAAGTGATCTTAAACAGCTGTTCTCACTCGCTGATAAGTATGGGTTTTCGGAATGGATACAGTTTGATGCTTCGGTTGTTCGGGGACTGGCCTACTACACGGGAATTGTTTTTGAG GGATTTGACAAAGAAGGAAAACTGAGAGCAATCTGTGGTGGTGGGCGATATGATCAATTGCTCTCAACATTTGGAGGGGATGACATTCCTGCATGTGGATTTGGCTTTGGTGATGCTGTGATAGTCGAA TTGCTCAAGGAGAAAGGGATATTACCAGAACTTAGTCCCTGTGTGGAGAATATCGTTTGCTCGTTAGATCGTGGTCTTCAGGGGGAAGCTGCTGCAATTGCTACTAGACTGAGGGGAAGCGGACAAACTGTTGATTTGGTCTTGGAAAACAAGCCACTGAAATG GGTATTTAAACGAGCAAAACGGGTAAACGCAGCGAGGCTTATATTCGTAGGGGCTGATGAATGGCAAAAAGGTATGGTTGGTGTAAAAAATCTTTCAACCGGAGAACAATATGAGATCAAAGTTGACGAGTTATAG
- the LOC141709041 gene encoding histidine--tRNA ligase, chloroplastic/mitochondrial isoform X2, with amino-acid sequence MKPAGPVPGRPLLLPVRRRKSTLILLEVLATSLLRKCDSALGCLTISVRFREFTDLKRLIFRCWNPRRFILEKLERRLEIRATLHFFVQLYCFEDRGNRRVALRPELTPSLARLVIQKGKSLSLPVKWFAVGQCWRYERMTRGRRREHYQWNMDIIGVADIFAEAELISSIVTFFKQIGITASDVGFKISSRKVLQEVLDRYSISEALFGKVCIIIDKMGKIPIEEIKTELALAQLPGEAIEELLQVLTMKSLTELEEKLGAAGEAVSDLKQLFSLADKYGFSEWIQFDASVVRGLAYYTGIVFEGFDKEGKLRAICGGGRYDQLLSTFGGDDIPACGFGFGDAVIVELLKEKGILPELSPCVENIVCSLDRGLQGEAAAIATRLRGSGQTVDLVLENKPLKWVFKRAKRVNAARLIFVGADEWQKGMVGVKNLSTGEQYEIKVDEL; translated from the exons ATGAAACCGGCCGGTCCGGTTCCCGGTCGTCCCCTCCTCCTTCCGGTTCGACGCAGAAAATCGACGTTAATCCTCCTAGAGGTACTCGCGACTTCCCTCCTGAGGAAATGCGACTCCGCACTTGGCTGTTTGACAATTTCCGTGAG GTTTCGAGAATTTACGGATTTGAAGAGGTTGATTTTCCGGTGCTGGAATCCGAGGCGCTTTATATTAGAAAAGCTGGAGAGGAGATTAGAGATCAG GGCAACTCTTCATTTCTTCGTGCAGCTATACTGTTTTGAGGATAGAGGGAACCGTCGAGTTGCGTTAAGGCCTGAATTAACTCCTTCTTTGGCGAGGCTTGTGATACAAAAGGG AAAATCTTTATCCCTCCCTGTTAAATGGTTTGCTGTGGGACAGTGCTGGCGTTATGAGAGAATGACTAGGGGACGACGTCGTGAACACTACCAGTGGAATATGGATATTATTGGTGTAGCTGACATATTT GCTGAAGCTGAACTTATTTCGTCAATTGTCACTTTCTTCAAGCAAATTGGAATCACTGCATCTGATGTTGGGTTTAAGATATCTAGCCGCAAG GTCCTTCAAGAAGTGTTGGATCGCTATTCCATATCAGAAGCTTTATTTGGAAAAGTTTGCATCATTATAGATAAG ATGGGTAAAATTCCTATTGAGGAGATAAAGACAGAGCTGGCACTTGCTCAGTTACCAGGGGAGGCTATTGAGGAACTGCTGCAAGTTCTTACTATGAAGTCCCTGACGGAGCTGGAAG AGAAACTTGGAGCTGCAGGGGAAGCAGTAAGTGATCTTAAACAGCTGTTCTCACTCGCTGATAAGTATGGGTTTTCGGAATGGATACAGTTTGATGCTTCGGTTGTTCGGGGACTGGCCTACTACACGGGAATTGTTTTTGAG GGATTTGACAAAGAAGGAAAACTGAGAGCAATCTGTGGTGGTGGGCGATATGATCAATTGCTCTCAACATTTGGAGGGGATGACATTCCTGCATGTGGATTTGGCTTTGGTGATGCTGTGATAGTCGAA TTGCTCAAGGAGAAAGGGATATTACCAGAACTTAGTCCCTGTGTGGAGAATATCGTTTGCTCGTTAGATCGTGGTCTTCAGGGGGAAGCTGCTGCAATTGCTACTAGACTGAGGGGAAGCGGACAAACTGTTGATTTGGTCTTGGAAAACAAGCCACTGAAATG GGTATTTAAACGAGCAAAACGGGTAAACGCAGCGAGGCTTATATTCGTAGGGGCTGATGAATGGCAAAAAGGTATGGTTGGTGTAAAAAATCTTTCAACCGGAGAACAATATGAGATCAAAGTTGACGAGTTATAG